In Sulfitobacter sp. HNIBRBA3233, a genomic segment contains:
- a CDS encoding phosphomannomutase/phosphoglucomutase, translating to MNAPLSTVTPNTWEFLRDAMIAPTGFREYDARWQYPEEINLPGVTALGLGLGTQMHQRGIEPVIAVGNDYRDYSLSIKNALMLGLMQAGITVKDIGPALSPMAYFAQFHLDAPAVAMVTASHNPNGWTGVKMGFQRPLTHGPDEMSELKSIVLEGRGERRPGGAYEFVEGVREAYLDDLVGDFRMTRKLKVVCATGNGTASAFAPELFERLGVEVVESHNTLDYSFPHYNPNPEAMEMLHDMSASVKASGADFALGFDGDGDRCGVVDDEGEEIFADKVGVIMARDLARLYPGSTFVADVKSTGLFASDPELQKHGAKADYWKTGHSHMKRRVHELGALAGFEKSGHYFLAEPIGRGYDCGMRVAVEICKLMDRNPDMSMSDLRRALPLTYAMPTLSPYAADTEKYDILDRIVAKLADLTELAGRPVKEVVTVNGARVILDNGSWGLVRASSNTPNLVVVCESAESEAELRAIFKGIDDVIRTEPGVGDYDQSF from the coding sequence GACGGGGTTTCGCGAATACGACGCCCGCTGGCAGTACCCCGAAGAGATTAACCTGCCCGGCGTGACCGCGCTGGGGCTGGGGCTGGGCACGCAGATGCACCAGCGCGGGATCGAGCCGGTGATCGCGGTCGGCAACGATTACCGCGACTATTCGCTGTCGATCAAGAACGCGCTGATGCTGGGGCTGATGCAGGCGGGGATCACCGTCAAGGATATCGGTCCGGCGCTGTCGCCCATGGCCTATTTCGCGCAGTTCCATCTGGATGCGCCTGCCGTCGCGATGGTGACCGCCAGCCACAACCCCAACGGCTGGACCGGTGTGAAGATGGGATTCCAGCGCCCGCTGACCCACGGCCCCGACGAGATGTCCGAGCTCAAGTCCATCGTGCTGGAGGGCCGCGGCGAGCGCCGCCCCGGCGGCGCCTACGAATTCGTCGAAGGGGTGCGCGAGGCCTATCTTGACGATCTGGTGGGCGACTTCCGGATGACGCGCAAGCTCAAGGTCGTCTGCGCCACGGGCAACGGCACGGCCTCGGCCTTTGCGCCCGAACTGTTCGAGCGTCTGGGGGTCGAGGTGGTGGAAAGCCACAATACGCTCGACTACAGCTTCCCGCATTACAACCCCAACCCCGAAGCGATGGAGATGCTCCACGACATGAGCGCCAGCGTGAAAGCGTCGGGGGCCGATTTTGCACTGGGCTTTGACGGCGACGGCGACCGCTGCGGCGTGGTCGATGACGAGGGCGAGGAAATCTTTGCCGACAAGGTGGGGGTGATCATGGCGCGCGATCTGGCGCGGCTTTACCCCGGGTCGACCTTCGTGGCGGATGTGAAATCCACGGGGCTTTTCGCCTCGGACCCCGAGTTGCAGAAGCACGGCGCCAAGGCGGATTACTGGAAAACCGGCCACAGCCACATGAAGCGGCGCGTGCACGAGCTCGGCGCTCTGGCGGGGTTCGAGAAATCCGGCCACTACTTTCTGGCCGAACCCATCGGGCGCGGATACGACTGCGGGATGCGCGTGGCGGTCGAGATCTGCAAGCTGATGGACCGCAATCCGGATATGTCGATGTCGGACCTGCGCCGCGCGCTGCCGCTGACCTACGCGATGCCGACCCTGTCGCCCTATGCCGCGGATACCGAGAAATACGATATTCTCGACCGCATCGTGGCCAAGCTGGCGGACCTGACGGAACTGGCCGGCCGGCCGGTCAAGGAGGTCGTGACGGTGAACGGCGCGCGGGTGATCCTCGACAACGGATCGTGGGGGCTGGTGCGGGCCTCGTCGAACACCCCCAACCTTGTCGTGGTTTGCGAAAGCGCCGAAAGCGAGGCGGAGCTGCGCGCGATCTTCAAGGGGATCGACGACGTGATCCGCACCGAGCCGGGTGTGGGCGACTACGATCAGAGCTTCTGA
- a CDS encoding glycosyltransferase: MSGTHVHILMGAYNGAPHLPDQLRSIAAQTHADWSLTCSDDSSDNGSTRAVIEAFGASVPQAVTVVSGPEQGFSANFMQMIRDLPEAAETVALADQDDRWLPDKLSRAQAALAAAAPEVPTLYCAQVLYWWPDRDVTRQGPARPRPPRFENALIENIAQGNTIALNPAAAALARRASARTGAVFAHDWWLYLLVLGAGGRVIFDSEPALFYRQHGDNAIGAGQGIAAQIGRKRAVLKGAYAARIDSNIAALRAVDDLLTPQTRATLERFARARKQSLIRRISAFWRLGLYRQGGLSSLTFWGGAVLGRV, from the coding sequence GTGTCGGGCACCCATGTGCATATCCTGATGGGGGCCTATAACGGCGCGCCGCATCTGCCCGACCAGTTGCGCAGCATCGCGGCCCAGACCCATGCGGACTGGTCGCTGACCTGTAGCGACGACAGCAGCGACAACGGCAGCACCCGCGCGGTGATCGAGGCGTTCGGGGCCTCGGTGCCCCAGGCTGTGACGGTCGTATCAGGCCCTGAACAAGGGTTTTCAGCGAATTTCATGCAGATGATCCGGGATCTGCCGGAGGCGGCGGAAACCGTCGCGCTGGCCGATCAGGACGACCGCTGGCTGCCGGACAAGCTGTCGCGCGCGCAGGCGGCGCTGGCGGCGGCGGCGCCGGAGGTGCCGACGCTCTACTGTGCGCAGGTGCTGTATTGGTGGCCCGACAGGGATGTCACGCGGCAGGGCCCCGCGCGCCCGCGCCCGCCCCGGTTCGAGAATGCGTTGATCGAGAATATCGCACAGGGCAACACCATCGCCCTGAATCCCGCTGCCGCCGCACTTGCGCGGCGCGCGTCCGCGCGCACGGGGGCGGTCTTTGCCCACGACTGGTGGCTCTATTTGCTGGTGCTGGGCGCCGGAGGTCGCGTGATATTCGACTCTGAACCGGCGCTTTTCTATCGCCAGCATGGCGACAACGCGATCGGGGCCGGGCAGGGTATCGCCGCGCAGATCGGGCGCAAGCGGGCGGTTCTGAAAGGCGCCTACGCGGCGCGGATCGACAGCAATATCGCCGCGCTGCGCGCCGTGGACGATCTGTTGACCCCGCAGACGCGCGCCACGCTCGAGCGGTTCGCCCGTGCGCGAAAACAGTCTCTGATACGCAGGATTTCCGCCTTTTGGCGGCTGGGGCTTTACCGTCAGGGGGGGCTGTCGTCGCTGACCTTCTGGGGAGGGGCGGTCCTTGGCCGGGTCTGA
- a CDS encoding glycosyltransferase has protein sequence MAGSERILLVGGVANLSGVPRHISLLAQVLSDMGQVHVASEPDEGGFARLEEAGAHHIAVPGLRSGLNPLRMLRGLRGLVRVLRGRDWRVVWLHARMATLLGRTALALRLWRPAPGAHVVMTYHGLPFGRGHRPGLRRLSRGIEKLLLSACPRLDLVFLSPGQADRMRSAMGARRLSRHRVHILRNGSDLGELPPRKGQRPGRTLVMTGRSGYQKNYALAVRLFALLPEDCHLVLAGAGTDRADVQRRLGRLAGPQAAARITFRGPVADVRHLLVEADGYMLTSRYEGVPIGALEAFEAGLPLILTEFESAADFTDHHPLVLRLEMTRASLPRDAAAVSDLLDRYIAGRETYAAQIRAAWAADWSNKVFERQARALVRAWLGG, from the coding sequence TTGGCCGGGTCTGAGCGTATCCTGCTGGTGGGTGGTGTGGCCAACCTGTCGGGGGTGCCGCGCCATATCAGCCTGCTGGCGCAGGTGCTGTCCGATATGGGGCAGGTCCACGTGGCCAGTGAACCCGACGAGGGCGGATTTGCGCGTCTGGAAGAGGCGGGCGCGCATCACATCGCCGTGCCGGGGCTGCGCAGCGGTCTCAATCCCTTGCGGATGCTGCGCGGGTTGCGCGGGCTTGTGCGGGTGCTGCGCGGGCGCGACTGGCGCGTTGTCTGGCTGCACGCGCGCATGGCCACCCTGCTGGGGCGTACCGCGCTGGCGTTGCGGCTGTGGCGCCCGGCGCCGGGGGCGCATGTGGTGATGACCTACCATGGGCTGCCCTTCGGTCGTGGCCACCGCCCCGGCCTGCGGCGGCTGTCGCGCGGGATCGAAAAGCTGCTGCTCAGCGCCTGTCCACGGCTTGATCTGGTGTTTCTCAGCCCCGGTCAGGCCGACCGGATGCGCAGCGCCATGGGTGCGCGCCGGCTCAGCCGTCACCGTGTCCACATTCTCAGAAACGGCTCTGATCTGGGGGAATTACCCCCGCGCAAGGGACAGCGCCCGGGCCGGACGCTCGTGATGACGGGGCGCAGCGGCTACCAGAAGAACTATGCGCTGGCGGTGCGGCTGTTCGCGCTGCTGCCTGAGGATTGCCATCTGGTGCTGGCAGGGGCGGGCACCGACCGCGCGGATGTGCAGCGCCGTCTGGGCCGTCTGGCCGGACCGCAGGCCGCGGCGCGGATCACCTTTCGCGGCCCCGTGGCGGATGTGCGCCACCTGCTCGTGGAGGCGGACGGCTATATGCTGACCTCGCGCTACGAGGGGGTGCCCATCGGGGCGCTGGAGGCTTTCGAGGCGGGGTTGCCGCTGATCCTGACCGAGTTCGAATCCGCCGCCGATTTCACCGACCATCACCCGCTGGTGCTGCGGCTGGAGATGACCCGCGCCAGCCTGCCGCGCGACGCGGCGGCGGTCAGCGATCTTCTGGACCGTTATATCGCCGGGCGCGAGACCTACGCCGCGCAGATCCGCGCGGCCTGGGCCGCGGACTGGAGCAACAAGGTGTTCGAACGTCAGGCCCGCGCGCTGGTGCGCGCGTGGCTGGGCGGGTAG